Part of the Maridesulfovibrio sp. genome, TTCGGTGTTTTCATTTTCAAACTAAGATGAGGACGTTCAGAATTATATATTTCAATAGACTCTTTTACGAGTGAATTTAACTCATCAAAGCTAGTGCATTTAACCACCAAAAATTCTTGTTTTAAAATTCCATTTATACGTTCAGCTAACGCATTTTGGTAACAATCATACCCATCTGTCATAGATGGGACCATTTCGGCTTTCTTGAGTTTGTTTTGATAAATGGACGATGCGTACTGCAATCCACGATCTGAATGGTGGATTGTTTTGTTTCGCGTTTTTCGGTTTTTGATAGCCATATCTAAAGCTTTAGTGGTCCCTTCGGCACTAAGATCAGAACTCAAATTGTGACCTACAATTTTTCTGCTAAAAGAGTCTGTGATTAGTGATAGATAGTATGTTTTATTTAACGTTTTTACGTAAGTTATATCACTAACAAAGACTTCTTCTGAATACTGAGGCTTAAACTCCTTCAATAAATTAGGATGTTTTTTGAGCCAATGCTTTGAATTTGTAGTTTTTGTGTAATTTTTTCTTGTTTTTATCAGTAAATGCTCTCTGCGCAATAATGCGAAAAAAGCATCCCGCCCAAGCTTGATTCCACGAGCTACAAATTTCTCACGCAATAAAAAATAAAGCTTACGCGTTCCCAGCCGAGGCATTCTGGCCCGCAGACTCAAAACAAGTTTCTTTACTTCTTGGAACTGTTTTTCCCGTACCTTATGGCGTTTTTCAGCCTGATATATCGATTGCCGACTCACCCCGAGCTGTCTACAGCAAGCAGATAAACTTATTTGCTTTGTTTCCTGAAGACCTCGTGCAGCTCGGGGGTAAGTTTTTTTCTTATGGAAGTACCCAGTTCTCTGTCAGAAATATCAATCATTTCGTTGAGAAGCATAGTTTTGATCTTCTCTTCCTGAAGCTCTTTTTCAAGACGCTTAATCTTTTGTGCTGGAGTCTCTTTGGATTTTGGCATTCTTTTCTGATGTACCATTGGCTTGCTCCAGTCAAGGCTGCCATGTTTACGAAGCCACTTTAAAACAGTGCTGCGACCTTGGATTCCATAGGCCCTTTGGGCCTGCTTGTAGGTCATTTCACCCTTTTCAACTAATGCCACAACGGACAATTTAAAGCCCATTGTGTAGTCCCGCTGAGTACGCTTTACTCTTTGAGTTTCTTCCTTTTTCATAAAATAGGTCCTTTGGGTGTAAACCTATTTCAGGACGGGACAAACCATTAAAAAAGGCCTTACCTCATGCCAATGTAAGGCCTAAAAATTTCATTAAATGTATATCAAAAGAAAAAAGGCTTAGCTGAAATTTTCAGCTAAGCCTTTGAATTCTCAGTGGTCGGAGCAGGAGGATTTGAACCCCCGGCATCTTGCTCCCAAAGCAAGCGCGCTACCAGACTGCGCCATGCTCCGACTTCTTTCGTGCAGAAAGGGAACTACGTTAATTGTATTTGCTTGGCAAGAACTAAATTTATTTTTTTAAATTTTAATTCATTATCTGCACTGGTTATGCTCTTAACTGCTTAAAATACCCCGTTAATTTTGCACCCGCAGTACTTGCACATGCCGTCGGAAAGGCCCGTACTATTCATCTCAAATCCGAATCTTTTGACCAATTCCTTGTGGCAATCAGGGCAGAAAGTGGATGAGCTTTCGTTACCCGGAACATTACCGATGTATACATACTCCAGTCCCGCATTGATTCCGTCTTTTCTGGCTCTCTGCAGGGCTTCCATGGGAGTGATTGGGCAGTCCTGCATTTTGTAATCCGGGTGGAAGCGGGAAATATGCCACGGCACTTCCTTGCCCAGCTCGTTGGCGATGAATGCGGCCAGTTCCTTTAATTCGTCAGGAGAGTCGTTTTTTCCGGGAATGAGCAGGGTGGTTACCTCTATCCACCAGCCGTTTTTCTTCATATGCTTGAGGTTGTCGAGGACCGGATTAAGGCGGCCACCGCATGTATTTTGGTAAAAATCGTCGTTGAAGGCTTTGAGGTCAATGTTGGCGGCATCGATCAGTCCGGTCAGTTCTTCAATACAGTCCGGGCTTTGGAAGCCGTTGGAGACCATGATGTTTTTCAATCCTTTAATATGGGCAAGGCGGGCAGTGTCCTGCATCAGCTCGAAAAAAATGGTCGGTTCGGAATAGGTGTAGGATATGGAATCACATTTGTGGGCTATGGTCGCTTCCACCAGAATTTCCGGGGTTACTTTCTGCCCGGTGATTTCCCGACCTGTTTTGGGGTGCTGGGAAAGAGATGCATTCTGGCAGAAGGAGCAGCCGAAGTTGCAGCCCTGTGTGCCTAGCGAAAAGGTTTCGGTTCCGGGCAGGAAGTGGTAGAGCGGTTTTTTTTCTACCGGGTCAACATTAAGTGCAGCTACCATCTCATAGGTTTTGGTCATGAGCTGGCCGTCAACATTTTGCCGTACCCCGCATTTACCGTGTTCCTGTTCGTCAATTATGCAGAAGTGGCTGCATAGCCTGCATTGGACTTTGCCGTCCTTAAGAGGTTTCCAGAGTCTGGCGGGATGAAGCATGACTTTCCTTCTTTAATTTTGCTGCGGTTTGACTTCAGGTACAACTAATATAGGGCCGATTTGAGTGTCTTCCTTTTCTTCATCCTTGTCTTTAGGTGAAATTGTTATCGTGTTGGAATTATTATCTGATTGAATTGAAATTCTGCTTTTGTTTCCGCCTCCGGTTCCCATGCGGATAGGTTTGCGGTCCTTGGCGGTGTCCTTGTTAATGAACTTGGTTCCTGCTATGGCGTTTCCACACAGGAACAGTCCCAGAATAATAAAAGTGATGAATAAAGTTTTCTTGTACATGGTTTTTCTCCGTGGCATAGTATAAACTCTTATTTGGTCCTGTGCAAACAATGGACCTTTTTCTTTTCCCGGTAGCGGGAAATGGGTAATGTTGTTCCTTGAACTTATGCGGGATTCAGCATATACAGTCCGTTCTTAGAGACTGTTAGGAGAAATTAATATGGCAAGTCGTTCTGATGCATATAAAGCCGCCGGTGTTGATATCGATGCGGCTAATGATTTTATTGGTCGCATTAAAGGTATGGTGGGTTCCACCTTCACCAAAGGTGTGGTCACTGATATTGGCGGGTTCGGCGGGCTGTTCAAGCTTGACCTTACTCAGATGGAAGAGCCCGTGCTGGTGGCAGGTGCCGACGGTGTGGGAACCAAGCTTAAACTCGCTTTTGCAGTAAACAAGCACGATACTATCGGTATCGACCTTGTTGCTATGAGCGTAAACGATATTCTCGTGCAGGGTGCAAAACCCCTGTTCTTCCTCGACTATTTTGCAACCGGTAAACTTGAGTCCGGCGTGGCTGAAGAAGTTATCGCAGGTGTTGTGGAAGGCTGTAAGCAGTCCGGTTGTGCGCTGCTCGGCGGTGAGACCGCTGAAATGCCCGGCTTTTATGCTGACGGTGAGTATGACCTTTCCGGTTTCTGTGTAGGTATGGTGGATAACGCCAAGATCGTAGACGGTTCC contains:
- a CDS encoding IS3 family transposase (programmed frameshift) — protein: MKKEETQRVKRTQRDYTMGFKLSVVALVEKGEMTYKQAQRAYGIQGRSTVLKWLRKHGSLDWSKPMVHQKRMPKSKETPAQKIKRLEKELQEEKIKTMLLNEMIDISDRELGTSIRKKPYPRAARGLQETKQISLSACCRQLGVSRQSIYQAEKRHKVREKQFQEVKKLVLSLRARMPRLGTRKLYFLLREKFVARGIKLGRDAFFALLRREHLLIKTRKNYTKTTNSKHWLKKHPNLLKEFKPQYSEEVFVSDITYVKTLNKTYYLSLITDSFSRKIVGHNLSSDLSAEGTTKALDMAIKNRKTRNKTIHHSDRGLQYASSIYQNKLKKAEMVPSMTDGYDCYQNALAERINGILKQEFLVVKCTSFDELNSLVKESIEIYNSERPHLSLKMKTPNQIHKQGCGGTPTAL
- the amrS gene encoding AmmeMemoRadiSam system radical SAM enzyme; translation: MLHPARLWKPLKDGKVQCRLCSHFCIIDEQEHGKCGVRQNVDGQLMTKTYEMVAALNVDPVEKKPLYHFLPGTETFSLGTQGCNFGCSFCQNASLSQHPKTGREITGQKVTPEILVEATIAHKCDSISYTYSEPTIFFELMQDTARLAHIKGLKNIMVSNGFQSPDCIEELTGLIDAANIDLKAFNDDFYQNTCGGRLNPVLDNLKHMKKNGWWIEVTTLLIPGKNDSPDELKELAAFIANELGKEVPWHISRFHPDYKMQDCPITPMEALQRARKDGINAGLEYVYIGNVPGNESSSTFCPDCHKELVKRFGFEMNSTGLSDGMCKYCGCKINGVF